Part of the Nerophis ophidion isolate RoL-2023_Sa linkage group LG11, RoL_Noph_v1.0, whole genome shotgun sequence genome is shown below.
aacggcaaagatttggatgttaataggtgggaagcaaacctgcaaccctcaggtttctggcaaagccgctctacccactacaccatgccgtcACTCGTGATGTTACGAGTTTGACGCGGctgaaattctaggcatatgctaattattttgccaaaagagtttgacccggcagtaattctaggcaggcgcatactatatacccggcggcaattcaaggaaatacggtatttgtagtATTGTTCAATAACTCATCAAAACGTTGATTTTATTCCGTGGTTCTTTTTTGTAAATACCGACGTTTGCCGCTCGTCGCGTGGCGCTAACTGAGCGGTGTTGTCTTTCAGGCGGTGATGTCTCCAGGCGAGGACGGTCTGATCGGGATTCCGTTTCCGGAGCACAGCAGCGAGATCTTGTCGCACCTCAACGACCAGAGGAGGACGGGGCTCCTGTGTGACCTCACGCTGACCTCCCGCGGGGCCCGCTACCCGACTCACCGCTCCGTCATGGCGGCCGTCAGCCTCTATTTCCGCCGGCTCTTTGGGGCCGAAGAAGGCGGCAGCGGCGGCGGTTTCAGCGTGTGCCAGCTCGACTGTGTGGCGCCGGACGCCCTGGACGCCCTGCTGGAGTTCGCctacacggccaccctcactaTCCCTAGCTCGGGCATGAGGGACGTCTTGCGAGGGGCGCGGCTCTTGGGCATCCAGTGCGTGGCCGACGCCTGCAGCGACATCCTCGGGGAGAAGCTGGAGCCGGCGGAGGAAGAGGAGCAGAGGAACCGGAGCATGGCGGCCCCTCGGAGGCCAGGGGCAGAGCCCAGAGGAGATCCCAGATCCCGAAGAAAGAAGGTGAAGAAGGTGGGGACTTACAACGTCACTCCGCCCGGCGCTTCGCCGGTCCCACACCCTTTGCCAGTCCCGCACCCTTCGGAGAATCAGCCACCGACTCGGCCGCCCAGCCCCCAGCCTGAGGAGCACCTCTTCCGGTGGAGGCAGGACAAAGATCCCGGAGCACTCAGAGGACCGGAGAGGACGGCCACCCTTAACGGAGGACACCCGCCTCATGTTCCGCCCTCAGAAGACAAGCCGTCTGGGGACGTTGACACAGACGGCTTCGGCAACGAATCGGCGCTGGCGGAAAGTGTGTCTGCAGTCACCTCCATGGCCGGGGGAGGGGGCGCGGCGATGGCGGGAGGCCGGAAGAGGAAGTCCCAAACACCTCAGCAGTGTCCCGTCTGCCAGAAGATCATCCACGGAGCCGGGAAACTTCCTCGCCACATGCGGACGCACACGGGGGAGAAACCCTTCCAGTGCTCTGCCTGCGGGGTTCGCTTCACCAGGTAAGGAACCTTCTAGAATGTCAATCCTTCGATTCTTCTGCGTCAGCTGGAGTCTCACTCTCAACAATAACAACACCCTAGTTTACGATGTCAGCCACACGCACTAAATTATAGAAAACTAAATATGTTtccataccccgccttccgcccgaatacagctgagataggctccagcatcccccgcgaccccaaaaagggacaagcagtagaaaatggatggttggatataagccacaccggactataagttgtGAAATTTGTTATTTTCACAGAAATAttctataaatgtttatttacataccttcaatcaatcaatcaatcaatgtttacttatatagccctaaatcactagtgtctcaaagggctgcacaaaccactacgaacgacatcctcggtaggcccacataagggcaaggaaaactcacacccagtgggaccttAATTGTTTgtcaaacagtgtctgtaacagggcagtaaaacggctcatcaaacaaaacagaagtcatggccatcgacccactagctgtggaagctagccctccaatcagctaaacagactcgataactccacgctgacgttttggtgaatttactgaggaattagtGAAAAAGCCACtgaagttaataatactaacacagacgtgTCATAAAcattttagcatattagctaatgctcccgacgctagcttgattacatcacaatagcacgtgcaaatatgcatgaaaacatatATAACTCCTACAGACATGACACATGGGGACACTTTAACGAGCAAGAATAGTTGTTATATTGTAACAGTCTGATGCCTTGTGGATTTTGACACTATATTTATATCGTTgaaatttttttgtgtttatatttCGTGAACCACATTTTTTAAACATCAAACTATGCTGACTATTTTGTGAGCAAAATTTCAGTTTGTTAAAATTTTGTGTCTAAAAACTCAAGTGTCATTTGTAATAAGTAGTTTAAATGTTACTGTACATGTAACTGTACAAGTGTCATTTGTAATAATTAGTTAGTGTTACTGTAAAAGTGTCATTTGTAATAATTATTTAGTGTTACTGTACAAGTGTCATTTGTAATAATTAGTTAGTGTTACTGTACAAGTGTCATTTGTAGTGAGTAGTTTAAAAGTTACTTTACACGTTACTGTGCAAGTGTCATTTGTAATaagtggtttaaatgttactgtaCACATTATTGTACAGTGTAATTTGTAATAAGTAGTATAAATTTTACTGTACATGTGTCATTGGTAATAAGTTAGATGTTACTGTACATGTTACTGTACGAATGACATTTGTAATATACAATAATTTAAC
Proteins encoded:
- the zbtb7b gene encoding zinc finger and BTB domain-containing protein 7B gives rise to the protein MSPGEDGLIGIPFPEHSSEILSHLNDQRRTGLLCDLTLTSRGARYPTHRSVMAAVSLYFRRLFGAEEGGSGGGFSVCQLDCVAPDALDALLEFAYTATLTIPSSGMRDVLRGARLLGIQCVADACSDILGEKLEPAEEEEQRNRSMAAPRRPGAEPRGDPRSRRKKVKKVGTYNVTPPGASPVPHPLPVPHPSENQPPTRPPSPQPEEHLFRWRQDKDPGALRGPERTATLNGGHPPHVPPSEDKPSGDVDTDGFGNESALAESVSAVTSMAGGGGAAMAGGRKRKSQTPQQCPVCQKIIHGAGKLPRHMRTHTGEKPFQCSACGVRFTRKDKLKIHMRKHTGERPYSCPHCSARFLHSYDLKNHLCLHSGGRPFECPLCHKAFARDDHLQRHRKGLSCLEMRPRRPRRGPDHQERGEVEVEVEAEAEVEADGGTPPAHSSLFLPPAAVFRHDADTERALALQALAQLSPHRFANYRGLILQRGGGEVAGPGDGGQGGLVRLEEQD